A portion of the uncultured Bacteroides sp. genome contains these proteins:
- a CDS encoding queuosine precursor transporter produces MNNKVSVPFMLLGILFNVCLIAANLLETKVIQVFGITVTAGLIVFPISYIINDCIAEVWGFKKARLIIWSGFAMNFFVVALGQIAVALPAAPFWEGEASFNFVFGMAPRIVVASLIAFLVGSFLNAYVMSKMKVASGGKNFSARAIWSTVVGETADSFLFFPIAFGGIIPWRELLIMMGVQIVLKSLYEVIVLPVTIRVVKLIKRIDGSDVFDENISYNVLKVKDVV; encoded by the coding sequence ATGAATAATAAAGTATCCGTTCCTTTCATGTTGCTTGGCATTCTGTTTAATGTTTGCCTTATAGCAGCCAATCTTCTCGAAACAAAAGTAATTCAAGTCTTTGGCATTACCGTTACTGCCGGACTGATCGTGTTTCCAATCTCGTACATCATCAACGATTGCATTGCAGAAGTGTGGGGCTTTAAGAAAGCTCGTCTCATCATCTGGAGTGGTTTTGCGATGAACTTCTTTGTGGTTGCTTTGGGGCAGATAGCTGTGGCTTTGCCTGCTGCTCCATTCTGGGAAGGTGAGGCAAGTTTTAATTTTGTTTTTGGAATGGCGCCCCGAATCGTGGTGGCCAGTTTAATTGCTTTTTTGGTCGGTTCATTCCTGAATGCTTATGTGATGAGCAAGATGAAGGTAGCCAGTGGTGGAAAGAATTTTTCCGCTCGCGCCATATGGTCTACTGTAGTAGGTGAAACGGCTGATTCGTTTCTCTTTTTCCCTATCGCCTTCGGGGGTATCATCCCCTGGAGGGAGTTGCTGATTATGATGGGAGTGCAGATCGTGCTCAAATCTCTCTACGAAGTAATTGTTCTTCCAGTCACTATCCGTGTGGTGAAATTAATAAAGAGAATAGATGGAAGTGACGTGTTCGACGAGAATATTTCATATAATGTGCTCAAAGTAAAAGACGTAGTTTAA